In a genomic window of Caloenas nicobarica isolate bCalNic1 chromosome 1, bCalNic1.hap1, whole genome shotgun sequence:
- the LOC136003228 gene encoding lymphotactin-like, translated as MTIYKLCERGLTIANFFSALTKKPPAMKLHAAALLVIWLGIFLVQTVKGSAGSQSMRKLSCVTLQASTRQLNIQNLINYEKQQGPVDAVMFITRKGIKICVSPHQKWVQTAIKTIDQRRTTKGK; from the exons ATGACAATATATAAACTCTGTGAAAGGGGGCTGACAATAGCAAATTTCTTCTCTGCCTTGACAAAGAAGCCACCAGCAATGAAACTTCACGCTGCAGCTCTCCTCGTCATCTGGCTTGGCATCTTCCTTGTGCAGACGGTGAAAG GGAGCGCTGGAAGTCAGTCCATGCGCAAACTCAGCTGTGTAACGCTACAAGCATCTACAAGGCAACTGAACATCCAAAATCTCATCAACTATGAAAAGCAGCAAGGTCCAGTAGATGCTGTTAT GTTTATCACCAGAAAGGGCATCAAGATCTGCGTAAGCCCTCATCAGAAATGGGTGCAGACTGCCATAAAGACAATAGACCAAAGACGTACCACCAAAGGCAAATAA